A single genomic interval of Hyalangium gracile harbors:
- a CDS encoding SDR family oxidoreductase — protein sequence MRVFVTGASGHIGSAVIPELLSAGHKVVGLARSDASAAALASAGVEVRRGSLDDLAVLQEAAAAADGVIHLAFKHDVAFTGDYAAAATADLRAVEAIGSALEGSGKPFVNTAGTFSLAHAVRGRASTEEDDGGGPRIASENATIALGKRGVRASVIRLAPTVHSALDHQGFVPSLVAMARRNGFAAYVGDGANRWPALHTLDAARLYRLALEAAPAGSRLHGVADEGVPFREIAEAIGRGLGLRAVSIPAEEAGKYLGFLAAFAQFDNPTSSARTRELLRWQPTHPGLLADLAERHYFEPSPKAP from the coding sequence ATGCGTGTCTTCGTCACCGGTGCGTCCGGTCACATCGGTTCCGCTGTCATTCCCGAGTTGCTCTCCGCGGGGCACAAGGTCGTCGGTCTCGCCCGGTCCGACGCTTCGGCCGCCGCATTGGCGTCCGCCGGCGTCGAAGTGCGGCGCGGCAGCCTCGACGACCTCGCGGTTCTCCAAGAGGCCGCTGCCGCCGCGGACGGCGTCATCCACCTGGCGTTCAAGCACGATGTGGCCTTCACCGGCGACTACGCGGCCGCCGCGACCGCCGACCTCCGCGCTGTCGAGGCCATCGGCTCGGCGCTCGAGGGCTCCGGCAAACCGTTCGTGAATACGGCGGGCACGTTCTCGCTCGCGCATGCCGTGCGTGGTCGCGCCAGCACCGAGGAGGACGACGGCGGTGGGCCGCGCATTGCTTCGGAGAACGCCACGATCGCGCTCGGCAAGCGCGGCGTCCGGGCCTCGGTCATCCGCCTCGCGCCGACGGTGCACAGTGCGCTGGACCACCAGGGCTTCGTCCCGTCTCTCGTCGCGATGGCGCGGAGGAATGGTTTCGCCGCGTACGTGGGGGATGGGGCCAACCGCTGGCCCGCGCTGCACACGCTCGACGCGGCGCGCCTGTACCGACTGGCGTTGGAGGCAGCGCCGGCGGGCTCGCGGCTGCATGGGGTCGCGGACGAGGGGGTCCCCTTCCGGGAGATCGCTGAAGCCATCGGTCGCGGCCTCGGGCTGCGGGCCGTCAGCATCCCGGCCGAGGAGGCCGGCAAGTACCTCGGCTTCCTCGCCGCGTTCGCGCAGTTCGACAACCCCACGTCCAGTGCGCGCACGCGGGAGCTCCTTCGCTGGCAGCCGACGCACCCGGGGCTGCTCGCCGACCTGGCCGAACGGCACTACTTCGAGCCGTCACCGAAGGCTCCGTGA
- a CDS encoding CAP domain-containing protein, with amino-acid sequence MRLVRQAGRSFCAGLELPAEGVHTVVVSAGKDAALTVAGVFQVRVGPEAPAPSEPSTVEGARNEVLLRINALRKGQGLTGVKRDGLLERVAQAYADRMAREGFYGPQAPDGTTLRERLLEGVSVSSSVAENLGWGSGPLAAHFGIELLSESRRNLLSPKLRLVGIGLAWKPSKEGGREALVVEVMASDSPVHLQAGSPGEEAYQTVARLRALPREAKRPALVRSPVLVSLAAEVARSNHAPGEVVHTALYERAMKVLPEARTVAIELYEVADVLNLPRAAAQADAPPRTWARQWCAPRLARGRPRNGWPSSTPPDQHHIADCRSTWFHQWIQLDCSRRGTARPTV; translated from the coding sequence GTGCGGCTGGTGAGGCAGGCGGGGCGCTCCTTCTGTGCAGGGCTGGAGCTGCCCGCAGAGGGGGTCCACACAGTGGTGGTGAGCGCCGGCAAGGACGCGGCGCTGACGGTCGCGGGCGTGTTCCAGGTGCGCGTGGGGCCGGAGGCGCCAGCACCGTCCGAGCCTTCCACGGTAGAGGGAGCGCGGAACGAGGTCCTGTTGCGCATCAACGCCCTGCGCAAGGGCCAGGGCCTGACCGGGGTGAAGCGAGACGGGCTGCTGGAGCGGGTGGCCCAGGCCTATGCCGACCGCATGGCGCGTGAGGGCTTCTACGGCCCGCAGGCGCCGGATGGCACCACGCTGCGCGAGCGCCTGCTGGAGGGTGTCTCGGTGAGCTCTTCGGTGGCCGAGAACCTGGGGTGGGGCTCCGGGCCGCTCGCGGCGCACTTCGGCATCGAGCTGCTCTCCGAGTCGCGCCGAAACCTGCTCTCGCCGAAGCTGCGCCTGGTGGGCATCGGCCTGGCCTGGAAGCCTTCGAAGGAGGGGGGGCGCGAGGCGCTCGTCGTCGAGGTGATGGCGAGCGATTCACCCGTGCATCTCCAGGCTGGCAGCCCGGGCGAGGAGGCCTACCAGACGGTGGCGCGGCTGCGCGCGCTGCCGCGCGAGGCGAAGCGCCCTGCCCTCGTGCGCAGCCCGGTGCTGGTGTCCCTGGCGGCAGAGGTGGCCCGAAGCAATCACGCGCCTGGCGAGGTGGTCCACACCGCCCTGTACGAGCGAGCGATGAAGGTGCTCCCGGAGGCGCGCACGGTGGCCATCGAGCTCTACGAGGTGGCGGATGTGCTGAACCTGCCACGCGCCGCGGCGCAGGCGGACGCACCACCTCGCACGTGGGCGCGGCAGTGGTGCGCACCGAGGCTGGCAAGGGGGCGCCCACGTAACGGGTGGCCCTCGTCTACGCCGCCGGACCAACACCATATCGCGGATTGCCGCTCGACATGGTTTCATCAGTGGATACAACTGGATTGTTCAAGAAGAGGCACAGCCCGTCCCACAGTTTGA
- a CDS encoding serine/threonine-protein kinase yields MELLSPSHPALLPLDTVVGAWRVVARAGCGVYGAVYRAVPAHDAHGAPVALKLALHPADPRFAREAELLARCQHPSIPRLLDQGCWHSSSGTSHPFLVMQWVDGVPLYDQARLQPPKPSQARRWMLQLVQALAVLHAQGAVHRDLKGGNILVRRSDGRAMLVDFGTGLYPGAGTLTPAMAFPGTPIYRSPESWLFEVRFYRDAAARYRATAADDLYALGVTVCYLLIGEYPEPAAPSRGADGTVHLEGVLLPPALLKSSTVDPVLRACALRLLSVDPAQGGTAAQLAQELESTLEPALSVPRHVWRKRALAAAAVLALSLGVWRALPGKPPQAPSVARAESSGAESGEVGTTGLGEAAAELPQEKAPTDSSEEVLGAAPLPKPEPGQLRPDQRGLCPIKGQVILNGVCWWIGIGDAEKCLELGGQVVKDTCYVPVILPKRKNPPTSGP; encoded by the coding sequence ATGGAGCTCCTCTCACCCTCGCATCCCGCGCTGCTGCCTCTCGACACGGTGGTGGGGGCTTGGCGCGTAGTGGCCAGGGCCGGCTGCGGCGTCTACGGCGCCGTCTACCGTGCCGTTCCCGCGCACGACGCGCACGGCGCCCCCGTGGCGCTCAAGCTGGCACTGCATCCGGCGGACCCTCGCTTTGCCCGGGAGGCGGAGCTGCTGGCTCGATGTCAGCACCCCAGCATCCCTCGTCTGCTCGATCAGGGGTGCTGGCACTCCTCCTCCGGCACCTCCCATCCGTTCCTGGTCATGCAGTGGGTGGACGGCGTGCCCTTGTACGACCAGGCCCGACTTCAGCCGCCCAAGCCATCCCAGGCGCGACGCTGGATGCTGCAACTGGTGCAGGCACTGGCGGTCCTGCATGCGCAGGGGGCCGTCCATCGGGACCTGAAGGGGGGCAACATCCTGGTGCGCCGCTCCGATGGCCGAGCCATGCTCGTGGACTTCGGTACCGGCCTCTACCCGGGAGCGGGCACCCTCACGCCGGCCATGGCGTTCCCAGGCACTCCGATCTATCGCTCCCCGGAGTCCTGGCTCTTCGAGGTGCGGTTCTATCGAGACGCCGCCGCTCGCTACCGTGCCACCGCGGCCGATGACCTCTACGCCCTGGGCGTTACCGTTTGCTACCTGCTCATCGGAGAGTATCCGGAGCCCGCAGCGCCTTCTCGCGGTGCTGATGGAACCGTGCACCTGGAGGGAGTGCTGCTGCCTCCCGCGCTTCTGAAGAGCTCCACTGTGGATCCCGTCCTGCGCGCCTGCGCACTGCGCCTGCTCTCGGTGGACCCCGCGCAGGGAGGGACCGCGGCGCAATTGGCGCAGGAACTGGAATCCACCCTCGAGCCTGCTCTCTCCGTCCCTCGACACGTCTGGCGCAAGCGGGCTCTGGCCGCAGCTGCGGTCCTGGCCCTGTCCCTCGGGGTGTGGAGGGCTCTGCCTGGCAAGCCGCCACAGGCGCCATCCGTCGCACGGGCTGAGTCCTCGGGAGCCGAATCCGGGGAGGTGGGTACTACTGGGCTCGGAGAGGCCGCAGCCGAGCTGCCTCAGGAGAAGGCTCCCACGGACTCGTCGGAGGAGGTGTTGGGCGCGGCCCCCTTGCCCAAGCCAGAGCCTGGACAGTTGCGGCCCGATCAGAGAGGGCTCTGTCCGATCAAGGGGCAGGTGATCCTCAACGGAGTGTGCTGGTGGATAGGCATCGGGGATGCTGAGAAATGCCTGGAGCTTGGGGGGCAGGTGGTCAAGGACACCTGCTACGTGCCCGTCATCCTTCCCAAGCGTAAGAATCCCCCCACCTCGGGCCCCTGA
- a CDS encoding TetR family transcriptional regulator, whose protein sequence is MGRWEPNAQERLRHAAMELFQERGYDRTTVEEIAARAGLTERTFFRYFNDKREVLFSGSKELEKLIVDAIQSAPPAMAPLDTVATALEATTPGFEERRAYARKRQALIAEHAELRERELIKLSSLASAIADSLRARGVARPAASLIAEAGIAIFKNAFERWVEDTGEHGDLSHHVRAVLAELRLVTAGTGAAPSSLPPTKATRRGRRASP, encoded by the coding sequence ATGGGCCGCTGGGAACCCAACGCGCAAGAACGGCTGCGGCACGCCGCGATGGAGCTCTTCCAGGAGCGCGGGTACGACCGCACCACGGTGGAAGAGATCGCCGCGCGCGCCGGGCTCACCGAGCGGACCTTCTTCCGCTACTTCAACGACAAGCGCGAGGTTCTGTTCTCTGGCTCGAAGGAGCTCGAGAAGCTCATCGTCGATGCCATCCAGAGTGCTCCACCGGCGATGGCGCCGCTCGACACCGTCGCCACCGCTCTCGAAGCCACGACGCCCGGGTTCGAGGAGCGCCGCGCGTACGCGCGCAAGCGACAGGCCCTCATCGCGGAGCACGCCGAGCTTCGAGAACGAGAGCTGATCAAGCTCTCATCGCTCGCATCGGCGATTGCCGACAGTCTGCGAGCTCGTGGCGTCGCCAGGCCAGCCGCCAGCCTCATCGCCGAGGCGGGGATCGCCATCTTCAAGAACGCGTTCGAGCGCTGGGTCGAGGACACCGGGGAGCACGGCGACCTCTCGCATCACGTCCGCGCGGTGCTCGCGGAGCTCCGACTCGTCACGGCTGGAACGGGCGCGGCGCCTTCGAGCCTCCCTCCAACGAAAGCGACGCGACGCGGCCGCCGGGCCTCCCCCTAG
- a CDS encoding P-loop NTPase family protein codes for MTTKKTATKAAKKTAKAAKKTAKRAIGKAKPRSRRRSRGDIQAANQRGAVRSASQGGGLQKAAYRVPFMVRAADIANLPEEQFKEFVKALIRCERNDTSFTSGEATFGDEMKAADQGADAVTTYFCTSVPPSSSRASKLIPEGVAIWQLKAEKRAPTLEQIRREIKKSAVQKALKINGSYILVAQQPNTASGQVRVREDLKKVAKTERAVFVGQSSLEEHARRYPSIARLVAALTGSADAFGSMKAGIEWSKEYPHDTEFQASSGRTEQMRQIMEWLRAPSTTRASNIRVLGSPGIGKTRLVLEALRIAEILPVVLYAPGKNAIPGGFLAQAASSDWECILVVDECRDAELRELVSAFGHVFDRVRLISIGHIEDETEGTYGPETTVIAVKRLDSPSVERVLLAKHPSMPPERAAWVALKTGGYVKLALLLADAIASADNERLERLDEKRLVSDYLRVVLRGDESLKLFKMMALFTRVGFSGEVAQQFEYVARRLGVSRVDADFVRGEAERRGFVSRAEPYCYVTPELLQDWLVTVLLRDSFDATLRMLQGAPPELLNLAAPRLNRFVDEGVQRAQHLVGQLVLDSPTFAEIRSLENEHVARAVCRLARVATSSTAALVERWGRLVEINDVPVSVRRALVYLLLELLWHPDWFRFAFEQMLRLACDEAEPGVANNATGSIEAVFLIHLAPTQVSYVERVETAREFFARGVVPVRRLLVNAVASGLEIRETGIVSPLGRDLRKSWRPRSLGEKLAAKREALDFVSAALADDDSSIRGNAAKQIVQNFRSLLWVGLHVEALNALRLVGLGLPIVREELEHAIAWDAKRVTPEAMEDVKRLYAELPSDLLTEVRFATGGWDLLENEHSEFGLRQRPGLAELARRVLVSDLGDQVVSILLSEQAQNSGPFAYELGRADVGRNLWGSVMRQRGNSRAAWVASIYLSGNLHSRSQEQEFLLSLLSSGDRFFVEVGSRTLPGIEPSRAILEDVGERIRRHQIAPSWLAGIQLGGWTSRVDKVGLTVLMRALLEHSSEGVEVALDAARMAIHGKVSLDSDLLLELTERGLGVPRHSSHQWAKVARAALPKRAFEIGAMLLDNVNKHDWIAFDDEAVEVFKECIVAVGSKLAMRSLGHAVVGEEYNPRVVRLLGPEVVEALGVDAVLEWAQNKGKPAQAVLAMIVPTAPLPMVLAMFERFGASSTFASAFSAEFLSGTFWGPVSEHYAKQAHALEGWASEQTFPKQFRSWAAMLAARLRRNEVREREDERKKAELEKLDER; via the coding sequence GTGACGACGAAGAAGACTGCGACGAAAGCCGCCAAGAAGACTGCCAAAGCCGCCAAGAAGACTGCCAAGAGAGCCATCGGCAAGGCAAAGCCGCGTTCGAGAAGGAGGAGTCGCGGAGATATACAGGCGGCAAATCAGCGTGGTGCAGTGAGGTCTGCTTCTCAAGGTGGAGGGTTACAGAAGGCTGCCTATCGGGTTCCGTTTATGGTGCGAGCCGCTGATATTGCCAATTTACCTGAAGAGCAATTCAAGGAGTTCGTGAAGGCGCTGATCAGGTGTGAGAGAAATGACACATCATTCACGAGTGGAGAGGCGACTTTCGGCGATGAAATGAAGGCTGCCGACCAAGGAGCAGATGCAGTTACAACTTACTTCTGCACCTCTGTTCCTCCTTCTTCGTCGCGAGCATCCAAGTTGATTCCGGAAGGAGTAGCTATCTGGCAACTTAAGGCTGAAAAGCGTGCACCTACACTTGAGCAAATCAGAAGAGAAATTAAGAAGTCGGCTGTCCAGAAGGCGCTGAAAATCAACGGTAGTTACATTCTTGTAGCGCAACAGCCCAATACAGCCAGTGGACAAGTTCGCGTTAGAGAAGACCTCAAGAAGGTTGCGAAGACAGAACGTGCGGTTTTTGTAGGTCAGTCAAGCTTGGAGGAACACGCACGGCGTTATCCAAGTATCGCTCGATTGGTCGCTGCTCTGACAGGTTCGGCCGACGCATTCGGAAGCATGAAGGCTGGGATAGAATGGTCGAAGGAATACCCGCACGACACCGAGTTCCAAGCGTCGAGCGGTCGAACCGAGCAAATGCGTCAAATCATGGAGTGGCTGAGAGCACCCAGCACGACTCGCGCTAGTAATATTCGAGTTCTAGGGTCTCCTGGGATAGGCAAGACGCGGCTTGTTCTGGAAGCACTTCGCATTGCCGAGATTCTCCCTGTTGTTCTCTACGCCCCCGGCAAAAACGCCATCCCAGGGGGATTTCTCGCGCAGGCTGCAAGTAGCGATTGGGAGTGCATTCTCGTTGTCGATGAGTGCCGCGATGCCGAATTGCGAGAACTGGTGTCTGCATTCGGACATGTCTTCGATAGGGTACGGCTGATTTCAATTGGTCATATTGAAGACGAGACAGAAGGGACATACGGGCCAGAGACAACTGTTATCGCTGTCAAACGACTCGATTCGCCATCGGTTGAAAGAGTCCTGCTCGCAAAGCACCCGTCTATGCCACCAGAGAGAGCAGCATGGGTCGCGCTGAAGACGGGAGGCTATGTCAAGCTTGCCTTGCTGCTAGCCGATGCGATAGCCAGTGCTGACAACGAGCGTCTTGAACGCTTGGATGAAAAGCGACTTGTCTCCGATTACTTGCGCGTTGTTCTCAGGGGCGATGAGAGTCTCAAGCTTTTCAAGATGATGGCACTGTTCACCAGAGTCGGCTTCTCGGGCGAAGTCGCACAGCAGTTTGAATACGTGGCACGCAGGCTTGGCGTTTCGCGAGTCGACGCGGATTTCGTTCGCGGTGAGGCAGAAAGAAGAGGATTCGTTTCACGTGCGGAACCGTACTGCTATGTGACCCCAGAGTTGCTGCAAGACTGGCTCGTTACTGTTCTTCTTCGTGATTCATTTGATGCTACGCTGCGTATGCTCCAAGGGGCGCCTCCCGAACTCTTGAACTTGGCCGCGCCACGCCTGAATAGGTTTGTCGATGAGGGAGTTCAAAGAGCTCAACACTTGGTTGGGCAACTCGTTCTTGATAGTCCCACGTTCGCCGAGATACGATCGCTTGAGAATGAGCATGTGGCCCGTGCTGTTTGCCGCCTTGCGCGGGTTGCGACATCTAGTACGGCGGCCTTGGTTGAGCGATGGGGCCGGTTAGTTGAAATAAACGATGTCCCTGTGTCAGTCCGCCGTGCTCTCGTCTATCTGCTGCTTGAACTTCTGTGGCATCCGGATTGGTTCCGCTTCGCCTTTGAGCAAATGCTTCGCCTTGCATGTGATGAGGCCGAACCGGGTGTTGCCAACAATGCAACTGGATCGATTGAGGCGGTATTCTTGATTCATCTCGCTCCGACTCAGGTTTCATATGTAGAGCGAGTCGAGACTGCACGGGAGTTTTTTGCTAGAGGAGTTGTTCCAGTTCGACGCTTGCTGGTTAATGCCGTGGCGTCGGGATTGGAGATTCGGGAGACTGGGATTGTTTCCCCTCTTGGTCGAGACCTTCGCAAAAGTTGGAGGCCGCGGTCTCTTGGCGAAAAGCTTGCTGCGAAAAGGGAGGCGCTCGACTTTGTCTCCGCAGCATTGGCTGATGATGATAGTTCTATCAGGGGAAATGCCGCAAAGCAGATCGTGCAAAACTTCCGCTCATTGCTGTGGGTTGGCTTGCATGTGGAGGCGCTAAATGCGCTTCGTTTGGTTGGGCTTGGATTGCCAATCGTTCGTGAAGAACTAGAGCATGCTATCGCGTGGGATGCGAAGAGAGTTACTCCCGAAGCCATGGAGGACGTAAAGCGCCTCTATGCAGAACTACCAAGTGATTTGTTGACTGAAGTCAGATTTGCTACGGGAGGTTGGGATCTCCTTGAAAATGAACACTCCGAGTTTGGCCTCCGGCAGCGGCCTGGCTTGGCAGAACTTGCGCGGCGTGTTCTCGTCTCTGACCTAGGGGATCAGGTTGTCTCGATCTTGCTTTCAGAGCAGGCACAAAACTCAGGGCCATTTGCATATGAACTTGGCCGAGCTGATGTGGGCCGAAATCTCTGGGGCTCAGTCATGCGGCAGAGGGGCAACAGTCGAGCGGCATGGGTCGCTTCCATCTACCTGTCGGGTAATCTTCATTCACGTTCACAGGAGCAGGAGTTCTTGCTGTCTCTCCTATCCTCAGGTGATCGCTTTTTTGTAGAGGTGGGTAGCCGGACACTTCCAGGGATTGAGCCCAGTCGCGCCATTCTTGAAGATGTTGGTGAACGCATCAGACGTCATCAGATTGCACCCAGTTGGCTCGCAGGAATTCAATTGGGTGGATGGACGTCGCGCGTTGATAAGGTTGGTTTGACTGTCCTTATGCGTGCACTCTTGGAGCATAGTTCAGAGGGCGTTGAAGTTGCGCTTGATGCGGCACGCATGGCTATTCATGGCAAGGTGTCGTTGGATAGTGATTTGCTGCTTGAACTTACTGAGAGAGGACTGGGAGTTCCGCGGCACAGTTCGCACCAATGGGCCAAGGTTGCGAGAGCCGCGCTGCCCAAACGTGCCTTTGAAATCGGGGCAATGCTGCTTGATAACGTAAACAAGCATGATTGGATTGCGTTTGATGATGAAGCTGTTGAAGTCTTCAAGGAGTGCATTGTTGCTGTAGGTTCGAAACTGGCAATGAGAAGTCTTGGGCATGCTGTTGTGGGAGAAGAGTACAACCCGAGAGTTGTCAGGCTGTTGGGGCCCGAGGTAGTCGAAGCACTTGGTGTCGATGCTGTCCTTGAGTGGGCACAGAATAAGGGCAAGCCAGCTCAAGCTGTGCTGGCTATGATAGTTCCTACTGCTCCATTGCCCATGGTATTGGCAATGTTCGAGCGATTTGGCGCGTCGAGCACATTTGCTTCTGCTTTCAGTGCTGAGTTCCTCTCGGGTACTTTTTGGGGTCCTGTCTCTGAGCATTATGCCAAGCAGGCGCATGCGCTTGAGGGATGGGCTTCTGAACAAACCTTTCCGAAGCAATTTAGATCTTGGGCGGCGATGCTTGCTGCCCGCCTTCGACGGAATGAAGTTCGTGAGCGGGAAGATGAGCGGAAAAAGGCCGAACTAGAGAAGCTTGATGAGCGGTAA
- a CDS encoding PH domain-containing protein produces the protein MGLLDKMIGHADVNAKSSYNLERFLSEGETVLAVFRFARDEIAVTTNGIFTVDVQGIFGGKKEYKYFPLKGVKYVAYESAGTFDTDADIKIGVDGNTELVNNVAVNKPLSFKIPKSQAAEGERFFKLLKAALDA, from the coding sequence ATGGGGCTGCTGGACAAGATGATCGGCCATGCCGACGTCAACGCGAAGTCGTCCTACAACCTGGAGCGATTCCTGAGCGAGGGCGAGACGGTGCTGGCCGTGTTCCGCTTCGCTCGTGACGAGATCGCCGTGACGACCAACGGCATCTTCACCGTCGACGTCCAGGGCATCTTCGGCGGGAAGAAGGAGTACAAGTACTTCCCCCTCAAGGGCGTGAAGTACGTCGCCTACGAGAGCGCCGGCACCTTCGATACCGACGCCGACATCAAGATCGGTGTCGATGGCAACACCGAGCTCGTCAACAACGTCGCGGTCAACAAGCCGCTGTCCTTCAAGATCCCCAAGTCCCAGGCGGCCGAGGGCGAGCGCTTCTTCAAGCTGCTGAAGGCTGCCCTGGACGCCTGA
- a CDS encoding type I restriction enzyme HsdR N-terminal domain-containing protein, with protein MEANQLLDLVKRFNENREYITNEETAKMALVVPFIRLLGYDPNTPKEVRLEYAAEFTQGDGKRLQDRMDFAIFDQAGTKPLMVIETKPLGTDLMAKSQQLARYIAQMADLHFGIITDGCHYLFFGDLENPNQMDREPFFSFSLEDTKTDWSKVAKFLSKFSRDSFNAETLVTDAENSRYRQAMIDRLAAALKAPAENEGFMRWLTEEVYKGKRTGAVMTRLGEVAKEAIEPALLRVMGDDFLDKLKERIQRLRETTETSGELPQNVIKLESAKPFEDAKATPAEEKQRMAIETTQEELDFFGLIRDICGKGGTNPEEILYRDTTGYFNISYRKPTKWFLRFFSNARRKSIVTWVPAEEAKQLVSGFVIEEAPSTFGVSRVYIDNIAQIWALKALVLRSLELSKASKDEVTSEAAAALKETQPL; from the coding sequence ATGGAAGCCAACCAGTTGCTCGATCTGGTCAAGCGATTCAACGAGAACCGGGAGTACATCACCAACGAAGAGACCGCCAAGATGGCGCTGGTGGTCCCCTTCATCAGGTTGCTTGGCTACGACCCCAATACTCCCAAGGAAGTTCGCCTCGAATACGCGGCGGAGTTCACCCAGGGAGATGGGAAGCGCCTGCAGGACCGGATGGACTTCGCCATCTTCGATCAGGCAGGCACCAAGCCTTTGATGGTGATCGAGACGAAGCCACTCGGCACGGACCTGATGGCCAAGTCGCAACAACTGGCCCGGTACATCGCGCAGATGGCGGATCTCCATTTCGGGATAATTACGGATGGGTGTCACTACCTCTTCTTCGGTGATCTCGAAAACCCGAACCAGATGGATCGCGAACCCTTCTTCAGCTTCTCTCTGGAGGACACCAAGACCGACTGGTCCAAAGTGGCGAAGTTCCTCTCAAAGTTCAGCCGGGATTCCTTCAATGCCGAGACCCTGGTGACGGATGCGGAGAACAGCCGCTACCGCCAGGCGATGATCGACAGGCTCGCGGCGGCCCTGAAGGCTCCTGCCGAGAACGAGGGCTTCATGCGGTGGTTGACGGAGGAGGTCTACAAAGGAAAGCGGACGGGCGCGGTGATGACCCGGCTCGGCGAGGTCGCGAAGGAAGCGATCGAACCCGCTCTGCTCCGTGTCATGGGCGACGACTTTCTCGACAAGCTCAAGGAGCGCATCCAGCGCCTACGCGAGACAACCGAGACATCGGGGGAACTGCCCCAGAACGTCATCAAGCTCGAATCAGCAAAACCGTTCGAGGATGCAAAAGCGACTCCTGCTGAAGAGAAGCAGCGCATGGCCATCGAGACGACTCAGGAGGAACTCGACTTCTTCGGCCTCATTCGGGACATCTGCGGCAAAGGGGGCACCAACCCGGAAGAGATCCTCTACAGGGACACGACGGGCTACTTCAATATCTCCTACCGCAAGCCCACCAAGTGGTTCTTGCGCTTCTTCAGCAACGCTAGGCGCAAGAGCATCGTTACATGGGTGCCTGCAGAGGAAGCAAAGCAGCTCGTTTCCGGTTTCGTGATTGAAGAGGCTCCCTCCACGTTTGGGGTCTCACGCGTCTACATCGATAACATCGCGCAAATCTGGGCTTTGAAGGCGCTCGTTCTGCGGAGCCTGGAGCTCTCGAAGGCCAGCAAAGATGAAGTGACGAGCGAGGCGGCCGCAGCTCTCAAAGAGACACAGCCACTGTGA